In a single window of the Streptomyces sp. NBC_00094 genome:
- a CDS encoding mycoredoxin, with protein sequence MQGTVTMYSTTWCGYCRRLKSQMDREGIAYSEINIEQDPESAAFVEKANGGNQTVPTVLVVSPQGSESVMTNPSLAQVKQALAV encoded by the coding sequence ATGCAGGGCACTGTGACGATGTACAGCACCACGTGGTGCGGCTACTGCCGTCGGCTGAAGAGCCAGATGGACCGCGAGGGCATCGCGTACTCGGAGATCAACATCGAGCAGGACCCGGAGTCGGCCGCGTTCGTCGAGAAGGCCAACGGCGGCAACCAGACCGTCCCGACCGTCCTGGTGGTTTCCCCGCAGGGAAGCGAGTCGGTCATGACCAACCCTTCCCTCGCCCAGGTCAAGCAGGCGCTGGCCGTCTGA
- a CDS encoding ATP-dependent DNA helicase UvrD2 has translation MTAATHSTLFPQVPETADAVLDGLDPEQREVALALSGPVCVLAGAGTGKTRAITHRIAYGVRAGILQPASVLAVTFTNRAAGEMRGRLRQLGAGGVQARTFHSAALRQLQFFWPKAVGGDLPRLLERKVQLVAEAGARCRIRLDRNELRDVTSEIEWAKVTQTVPADYPAAVAKSVRDAPRDPAEIGQIYAMYEQLKRDRAVIDFEDVLLLTVGILQDRHDIAEQIRRQYQHFVVDEYQDVSPLQQRLLDLWLGDRDNLCVVGDASQTIYSFTGATPDHLLNFRNRHPQATVVKLVRDYRSTPQVVHLANGLLNQASGRAAEHRLELISQRDPGPEPVYTEYADEPAEAEGTARRIRDLIAAGVPAGEIAVLYRINAQSEVYEQALADAGVPYQLRGAERFFERQEVREAGIALRGAARAGGNDSLLDDAEDLPSQVRAVLSTKGWTAQPPAGSGAVRDRWESLAALVRLAEDFARAKSGATLSDLVAELDERAAAQHAPTVQGVTLASLHAAKGLEWDAVFLVGLTEGMMPITYAKTDEQVEEERRLLYVGVTRARLHVSLSWALSRAPGGRASRRPTRFLKGLRPGSGSGSGSRGSFGAFGSVGAGAAGGVERAVGGGRRKPRGPVLCRVCGATLTEAGAMKLMRCEDCPSDMDEALYERLRDWRSGQAKELGQPPYCVFTDKTLMAIAERVPATDGELSSISGVGVRKLDRFGADVLAICAGGEGGAGEDEN, from the coding sequence GTGACAGCAGCAACGCACTCCACTCTCTTCCCGCAGGTCCCGGAGACGGCCGACGCGGTGCTCGACGGGCTCGACCCCGAGCAGCGCGAGGTCGCGCTCGCCCTGAGCGGGCCCGTGTGCGTGCTGGCGGGAGCCGGCACGGGCAAGACACGGGCCATCACGCACCGGATCGCGTACGGGGTGCGGGCGGGCATACTGCAGCCCGCCAGTGTGCTGGCCGTCACCTTCACCAACCGCGCCGCCGGCGAGATGCGCGGCCGGCTCCGGCAGCTCGGCGCGGGTGGCGTCCAGGCCCGTACGTTCCACTCCGCGGCCCTCCGCCAGCTCCAGTTCTTCTGGCCGAAAGCCGTCGGTGGCGATCTGCCCCGGCTCCTGGAGCGGAAGGTCCAGCTCGTCGCCGAGGCCGGGGCGCGCTGCCGGATCCGGCTCGACCGGAACGAGCTGCGCGACGTCACCAGCGAGATCGAGTGGGCCAAGGTCACCCAGACGGTCCCCGCCGACTATCCGGCCGCGGTCGCCAAGTCCGTCAGGGACGCCCCGCGCGACCCGGCGGAAATCGGCCAGATCTATGCGATGTACGAGCAGCTCAAGCGCGACCGCGCGGTGATCGACTTCGAGGACGTGTTGCTGCTCACTGTCGGCATCCTCCAGGACCGCCACGACATCGCCGAGCAGATCCGCCGCCAGTACCAGCACTTCGTCGTGGACGAGTACCAGGACGTCTCCCCGCTCCAGCAGCGCCTGCTCGACCTGTGGCTCGGCGACCGCGACAACCTCTGCGTCGTCGGCGACGCCAGCCAGACGATCTACTCCTTCACCGGAGCCACCCCCGACCACCTGCTGAACTTCCGCAACCGCCATCCGCAGGCCACGGTGGTCAAGCTCGTCCGTGACTACCGCTCCACCCCGCAGGTCGTGCACCTCGCCAACGGGCTGCTCAACCAGGCCAGTGGCCGGGCCGCCGAGCACCGCCTGGAGCTGATCTCCCAGCGCGACCCCGGCCCCGAGCCGGTCTACACGGAGTACGCCGACGAACCGGCCGAGGCCGAGGGCACCGCCCGCCGTATCCGGGACCTCATCGCCGCCGGCGTCCCGGCCGGCGAGATCGCCGTCCTCTACCGGATCAACGCCCAGTCCGAGGTCTACGAGCAGGCCCTCGCCGACGCCGGAGTGCCCTACCAGCTCCGTGGCGCCGAGCGGTTCTTCGAGCGCCAGGAGGTACGGGAGGCGGGCATCGCCCTGCGCGGCGCGGCCCGCGCCGGGGGCAACGACTCCCTGCTCGACGACGCCGAGGACCTGCCCTCGCAGGTCAGGGCCGTCCTCTCCACCAAGGGCTGGACCGCACAGCCGCCCGCCGGCTCCGGAGCGGTCCGTGACCGCTGGGAGTCGCTCGCCGCGCTCGTCCGGCTCGCCGAGGACTTCGCCCGCGCCAAGTCCGGGGCCACCCTCTCCGACCTGGTCGCCGAGCTCGACGAGCGGGCCGCCGCCCAGCACGCCCCGACCGTCCAGGGCGTCACCCTCGCCTCGCTCCACGCGGCGAAGGGCCTCGAATGGGACGCCGTGTTCCTGGTCGGCCTCACCGAGGGCATGATGCCGATCACCTACGCCAAGACCGACGAGCAGGTCGAGGAGGAGCGCCGCCTGCTGTACGTCGGCGTCACCCGGGCCCGGCTCCACGTCTCGCTCTCCTGGGCGCTCTCCCGCGCCCCCGGCGGCCGCGCCTCCCGGCGCCCCACCCGTTTCCTCAAGGGCCTGCGACCGGGCTCCGGCTCCGGCTCCGGTTCCCGTGGTTCGTTCGGCGCCTTCGGCTCCGTCGGGGCCGGGGCCGCCGGAGGCGTCGAGCGGGCCGTCGGCGGCGGTCGGCGCAAGCCGCGCGGCCCGGTCCTGTGCCGGGTCTGCGGCGCGACCCTCACCGAGGCGGGCGCGATGAAGCTGATGCGCTGTGAGGACTGTCCCTCGGACATGGACGAGGCGCTCTACGAGCGGCTCCGCGACTGGCGCTCCGGGCAGGCGAAGGAACTGGGCCAGCCCCCGTACTGCGTCTTCACCGACAAGACGCTCATGGCCATCGCCGAGCGCGTACCCGCCACCGACGGGGAGCTCTCCTCGATCTCCGGCGTCGGCGTCCGCAAGCTGGATCGCTTCGGAGCCGATGTCCTGGCCATCTGCGCAGGTGGGGAGGGAGGGGCGGGTGAGGATGAGAACTGA
- a CDS encoding TOMM precursor leader peptide-binding protein gives MHPMVKPALRRAWRSLQRVQFGVTPAHAVVMSPVAPGTGALLALLDGTRGTELLRAEARALGLPDGHLEAFLGRLAAAGLLADAATGRPGRTGPAAGAVDTALDPQRADLASLSVVHREPDRALRTLAARRALRVQVRGAGRVGATVAALLSAAGVGTVEVLDSGRVEPWETAPGGLPAEAVGERRATAARRLVGRWARGSTRAGRMDGTTGDGRGEPGLSLVVVTPRDGLGAYVPDPLPAEPWISTGTPHLYAGVLEATGTVGPLVLPGGTACARCLQEESTDRDPVRPRLLAQWRSGAPHPLPACDLALATAVAGLAAAHALTFLDGDLPASTGARWEVSLPLLEWRSERLRPHPGCPCGAARDREGECASAAGSAQDTMAG, from the coding sequence ATGCATCCGATGGTGAAACCGGCGCTGCGACGCGCCTGGCGGAGTCTCCAGCGCGTCCAGTTCGGCGTCACCCCCGCCCACGCGGTGGTGATGAGCCCGGTCGCCCCGGGCACGGGAGCGCTGTTGGCGCTCCTCGACGGCACCCGGGGGACGGAGTTGCTGCGGGCCGAGGCGCGGGCGCTCGGTCTGCCGGACGGGCATCTGGAGGCGTTCCTCGGCCGGTTGGCGGCGGCCGGGCTCCTCGCGGACGCCGCGACCGGACGGCCGGGGAGGACGGGTCCCGCAGCCGGCGCGGTGGACACGGCGCTCGATCCGCAGCGCGCGGACCTGGCCTCGCTCTCCGTCGTCCACCGCGAGCCGGACCGGGCGCTGCGGACACTGGCCGCCCGGCGGGCCCTGCGCGTCCAGGTCCGGGGCGCGGGGCGGGTGGGGGCGACGGTGGCGGCCCTGCTGTCCGCGGCGGGCGTGGGCACGGTCGAGGTGCTCGACTCCGGCCGGGTCGAGCCGTGGGAGACCGCCCCGGGCGGCCTGCCGGCCGAGGCCGTCGGCGAACGCCGGGCGACGGCGGCCCGGCGCCTGGTGGGCCGCTGGGCACGCGGCTCCACCCGCGCCGGCCGGATGGACGGAACGACGGGTGACGGGCGTGGTGAGCCCGGGTTGTCACTCGTCGTGGTGACACCGCGGGACGGTCTCGGGGCGTACGTCCCCGATCCACTGCCGGCCGAGCCGTGGATCTCGACCGGCACACCCCATCTGTACGCGGGCGTGCTGGAGGCGACGGGGACGGTCGGGCCGCTCGTCCTGCCCGGCGGGACGGCCTGTGCCCGCTGCCTCCAGGAGGAGTCGACGGACCGGGATCCCGTCCGCCCCCGGCTCCTCGCCCAGTGGCGTTCGGGCGCCCCGCACCCGCTGCCCGCCTGTGACCTGGCGCTGGCCACGGCCGTCGCGGGCCTCGCCGCCGCGCACGCGCTCACCTTCCTGGACGGGGATCTCCCGGCGAGCACGGGCGCCCGCTGGGAGGTGTCACTACCGCTGCTGGAGTGGCGGTCGGAGCGCCTGCGACCGCATCCCGGCTGCCCGTGCGGGGCAGCGCGCGACAGAGAAGGGGAGTGCGCCTCGGCAGCCGGAAGCGCACAGGACACAATGGCGGGGTAA
- a CDS encoding WhiB family transcriptional regulator, with product MQLEAHAPSVPPSDSISLPGLTEDPALTPLTALTALDDAIENLGVPVPCRTYDPEVFFAESPADVEYAKSLCQTCPLMAACLAGAKERREPWGVWGGELFVQGVVVARKRPRGRPRKNPVAA from the coding sequence GTGCAACTCGAAGCGCACGCCCCGTCCGTACCGCCTTCCGATTCGATCTCCCTGCCCGGCCTCACGGAGGACCCCGCTTTGACCCCCCTCACCGCGCTCACCGCGCTCGACGACGCCATCGAGAACCTCGGCGTCCCCGTCCCCTGTCGCACCTACGACCCCGAGGTCTTCTTCGCGGAGTCCCCGGCCGACGTCGAGTACGCGAAGTCCCTCTGCCAGACCTGTCCGCTCATGGCCGCCTGCCTGGCCGGTGCCAAGGAGCGGCGCGAGCCGTGGGGCGTCTGGGGCGGCGAGCTCTTCGTCCAGGGCGTGGTCGTCGCCCGGAAGCGGCCCCGTGGCCGTCCGCGCAAGAACCCGGTCGCGGCATGA
- a CDS encoding TerD family protein has product MAREFQRGHKAKISDLTSGTDLYVGVQIAAPGLSFDISCFGLDADERLSDDRYFVFFNQPKSPEESIQLLGSQSGDTESFRITLDRIPANIQKLSFTATIDGDGQMSQVGPGHLRIVAGGEEVARYAFTGAEFSTERAVMLGDFYLKDVWRFAAVGQGFDGGLEALLRNFGGEVAEEEPAAPQAQAPAPGFAPPQQATAPPAFGAPAPQPPAPAPAFGAPPGPPQPVHTAPTMVAPMAPAQVPPPAPAPAPYGQLQQQPQYGQVPGQAPGQYGGQIPGQAPGQYPGQGQPPQQPPYGQAAPAPYGQQPQFGQQPAGVPQGVPATGAGLAAALAPYKETATGARWTPQNQQLMRVDLAMGGTPVLARQGSMVMYQGKVDFSHKGAGFAGRVVGNATGQEMQLMRCTGRGQVFLAEEGAHLHPIELQGDGICVSAEAVLAFDESLQYEVRRIEGHGIPGGALFTMQFQGTGTVIVKTHGIPVVLPVTPTTFADCNAVVAWSSASQVILSSQVRLRRNAYPGHSGETVNLQFRGAPGNFIVVQPYEV; this is encoded by the coding sequence ATGGCCAGGGAATTCCAACGCGGCCACAAGGCCAAGATCAGTGATCTGACCTCGGGAACCGATCTGTACGTGGGTGTGCAGATCGCGGCACCCGGACTCAGTTTCGACATCAGCTGCTTCGGACTCGACGCGGACGAGCGGCTCTCCGACGACCGCTACTTCGTCTTCTTCAACCAGCCGAAGTCGCCCGAGGAGTCCATCCAGCTGCTCGGGTCCCAGTCCGGTGACACGGAGTCCTTCCGCATCACCCTCGACCGCATCCCCGCGAACATCCAGAAGCTGTCGTTCACCGCGACGATCGACGGCGACGGCCAGATGTCCCAGGTCGGACCCGGTCACCTGCGGATCGTGGCGGGTGGCGAGGAGGTCGCCCGGTACGCCTTCACGGGCGCGGAGTTCTCCACCGAGCGCGCGGTGATGCTGGGCGACTTCTACCTCAAGGACGTGTGGCGGTTCGCCGCCGTCGGCCAGGGCTTCGACGGAGGTCTGGAGGCGCTCCTGCGGAACTTCGGCGGCGAGGTCGCCGAAGAGGAGCCCGCGGCTCCGCAGGCGCAGGCCCCGGCCCCCGGATTCGCCCCGCCGCAGCAGGCGACGGCACCCCCGGCCTTCGGCGCGCCCGCCCCGCAGCCGCCGGCCCCGGCGCCCGCGTTCGGCGCACCGCCCGGGCCCCCGCAGCCGGTCCACACGGCGCCCACGATGGTGGCGCCGATGGCCCCCGCCCAGGTCCCGCCGCCCGCGCCGGCCCCCGCCCCGTACGGGCAGCTGCAGCAGCAGCCCCAGTACGGCCAGGTCCCGGGACAGGCTCCTGGGCAGTACGGCGGCCAGATCCCGGGCCAGGCCCCGGGTCAGTACCCCGGCCAGGGCCAGCCGCCGCAGCAGCCTCCCTACGGGCAGGCCGCCCCCGCCCCGTACGGGCAGCAGCCGCAGTTCGGGCAGCAGCCCGCAGGCGTTCCGCAGGGCGTCCCGGCCACCGGCGCGGGGCTCGCCGCCGCGCTCGCGCCGTACAAGGAGACCGCCACCGGCGCCCGCTGGACCCCGCAGAACCAGCAGCTCATGCGGGTCGACCTCGCCATGGGCGGCACCCCCGTCCTCGCCCGCCAGGGCTCCATGGTCATGTACCAGGGCAAGGTCGACTTCTCCCACAAGGGCGCGGGCTTCGCCGGCCGGGTCGTCGGCAACGCCACCGGCCAGGAGATGCAGCTGATGCGCTGCACCGGCCGCGGCCAGGTCTTCCTCGCCGAGGAAGGCGCCCATCTGCACCCGATCGAGCTCCAGGGCGACGGCATCTGCGTCTCCGCCGAGGCCGTCCTCGCGTTCGACGAGTCCCTCCAGTACGAGGTCCGCCGCATCGAGGGCCACGGCATCCCCGGCGGCGCCCTGTTCACCATGCAGTTCCAGGGCACCGGCACGGTCATCGTGAAGACCCACGGCATCCCCGTGGTCCTGCCCGTCACACCGACCACGTTCGCCGACTGCAACGCGGTGGTCGCCTGGTCGTCCGCGTCCCAGGTCATCCTCTCCAGCCAGGTGCGGCTCCGCCGCAACGCCTACCCGGGCCACAGCGGAGAGACCGTGAACCTCCAGTTCCGGGGCGCCCCCGGCAACTTCATCGTCGTCCAGCCCTACGAGGTCTGA
- a CDS encoding M48 family metallopeptidase, whose translation MPADPQRSVTSQPPSGSGTSAVEVRRSPRRSRTVSAYREGDRTIVLIPARMSEAEERRWVTVMLDKLAAKENRSVLGDRELTERALSLSEQYFGGRARPDSVRWVTNQNTRWGSCTPSEGSIRLSHRLQGMPEYVVDYVLLHELAHLLIPGHGPRFWRLLEAYPRTERARGYLEGVVAADRLPHFPVAREE comes from the coding sequence GTGCCCGCCGACCCACAGCGCAGCGTGACCAGCCAGCCGCCCAGCGGCTCGGGGACGAGCGCGGTCGAGGTCCGCAGAAGCCCACGGCGCAGCAGAACCGTCTCGGCCTACCGCGAGGGTGACCGGACCATCGTGCTCATCCCGGCCCGGATGTCGGAGGCGGAGGAGCGGCGCTGGGTCACCGTCATGCTCGACAAACTCGCCGCCAAGGAGAACCGGAGCGTCCTCGGTGACCGCGAGCTCACCGAGCGGGCGCTGAGCCTGTCCGAGCAGTACTTCGGCGGCCGGGCCCGCCCCGACTCCGTCCGCTGGGTCACCAACCAGAACACCCGCTGGGGCTCCTGCACCCCCTCGGAGGGCAGCATCCGCCTCTCCCACCGGCTCCAGGGCATGCCCGAGTACGTCGTCGACTACGTCCTCCTGCACGAGCTGGCCCACCTCCTGATCCCCGGTCACGGCCCCAGGTTCTGGCGTCTTCTCGAGGCGTACCCGCGCACCGAGCGGGCCCGCGGCTACCTGGAGGGCGTGGTCGCCGCCGACCGTCTCCCGCACTTCCCGGTCGCTCGCGAGGAGTGA
- the nudC gene encoding NAD(+) diphosphatase produces MSTLKHASTDRPDRPISLTAPSGIDRAAHHRLDEAWLAAAWSHPTTRVFVVSGGQVLIDDRPDGTTELVMTPAFEAPVTETHRYFLGTDADGVSYFALQKDSLPGRMDQSARPAGLREAGLLLSDRDAGLMVHAVALENWQRLHRFCSRCGDRTVIAAAGHIRRCQACGAEHYPRTDPAVIMLVTDDQDRALLGRQVHWPEGRFSTLAGFVEPGESIEQSVVREVFEEAGVTVGEVEYVASQPWPFPSSLMLGFVARATSSEITVDGEEIHEARWFSREEIAAAFESGEVLPPYGISIASRLIELWYGKPLPKPGDVI; encoded by the coding sequence GTGAGCACCTTGAAGCACGCGTCAACGGACCGACCGGACCGCCCGATCTCGCTCACCGCACCGAGCGGCATCGACCGGGCCGCACACCACCGCCTCGACGAGGCGTGGCTGGCGGCCGCCTGGAGCCACCCCACGACCCGGGTCTTCGTGGTCTCCGGGGGGCAGGTGCTGATCGACGACCGGCCCGACGGCACCACCGAGCTCGTCATGACCCCGGCGTTCGAGGCCCCGGTCACCGAGACCCACCGCTACTTCCTGGGTACCGACGCCGACGGGGTGTCCTACTTCGCGCTCCAGAAGGACTCCCTGCCCGGCCGCATGGACCAGTCCGCGCGCCCGGCGGGGCTGCGCGAGGCCGGACTGCTGCTCTCGGACCGGGACGCGGGCCTCATGGTGCACGCCGTCGCCCTGGAGAACTGGCAGCGTCTCCACCGCTTCTGCTCGCGCTGCGGCGACCGCACGGTCATCGCCGCGGCCGGCCACATCCGCCGCTGTCAGGCCTGCGGCGCCGAGCACTACCCGCGTACCGACCCGGCGGTCATCATGCTGGTCACGGACGACCAGGACCGGGCTCTGCTGGGCCGCCAGGTGCACTGGCCGGAGGGCCGCTTCTCGACCCTCGCGGGCTTCGTCGAGCCCGGCGAGTCCATCGAGCAGTCGGTGGTCCGCGAGGTCTTCGAGGAGGCCGGCGTCACCGTCGGCGAGGTCGAGTACGTCGCCAGCCAGCCCTGGCCGTTCCCGTCCAGCCTCATGCTGGGCTTCGTCGCCCGCGCGACCTCCTCGGAGATCACCGTGGACGGCGAGGAGATCCACGAGGCCCGCTGGTTCTCCCGCGAGGAGATCGCCGCCGCCTTCGAGTCCGGCGAGGTCCTGCCCCCGTACGGCATCTCGATCGCCTCCCGCCTGATCGAACTCTGGTACGGCAAGCCGCTCCCGAAGCCGGGCGACGTCATCTGA
- a CDS encoding dipeptidase, which produces MSETPDSVVHAVRTYIEQHRATFLGDLAEWLRIPSVSAQPDRAGDVRRSAEWLAAKLKETGFTTVEVWETPGAPAVFAEWPSEDPDAPTVLVYGHHDVQPAAREDGWHTEPFEPTVIDGRMYARGAADDKGQVFFHTLGVRAHLAATGRTAPAVHLKLIVEGEEESGSPHFRELVETHAERLAADAVIVSDTGMWSETTPTVCTGMRGVADCEIELYGPDQDIHSGSFGGAVPNPATVAGRIVAALHDADERVAIPGFYEGVTELSDAERALVAELPFDESAWLRTAKSHGTLGEAGFSTLERVWARPTAEVNGIGGGYQGPGGKTIVPASAQLKLSFRLVAGQDPATIEQCVRDWLAGLVPAGIRYEIVFGAPTRPCLTPLDHPALTAVAGAMSRAFDGAKVRYTREGGSGPAADLQDVLEAPVLFLGISVPSDGWHAPNEKIELDLLMKGVETTAHLWGDLPAALGPVRP; this is translated from the coding sequence ATGAGCGAGACCCCGGACAGCGTCGTCCACGCCGTGCGTACGTACATCGAGCAGCACCGCGCCACCTTCCTCGGCGACCTCGCCGAGTGGCTGCGCATCCCCTCCGTGTCGGCGCAGCCGGACCGGGCCGGGGACGTACGGCGCAGTGCCGAGTGGCTCGCCGCCAAGCTCAAGGAGACCGGCTTCACGACGGTCGAGGTGTGGGAGACCCCCGGTGCCCCCGCGGTCTTCGCCGAGTGGCCCTCCGAGGACCCGGACGCCCCGACGGTCCTCGTCTACGGCCACCACGACGTGCAGCCCGCGGCCCGCGAGGACGGCTGGCACACGGAGCCCTTCGAGCCGACGGTGATCGACGGCCGGATGTACGCGCGAGGGGCCGCCGACGACAAGGGCCAGGTGTTCTTCCACACACTCGGCGTCCGCGCCCACCTCGCCGCGACCGGCCGCACGGCCCCCGCCGTCCACCTCAAGCTGATCGTCGAGGGCGAGGAGGAGTCCGGCTCCCCGCACTTCCGCGAGCTCGTCGAGACCCACGCCGAGCGGCTCGCCGCCGATGCCGTGATCGTCTCCGACACCGGCATGTGGTCCGAGACCACCCCCACCGTCTGCACCGGCATGCGCGGGGTCGCCGACTGCGAGATCGAGCTGTACGGCCCCGACCAGGACATCCACTCCGGTTCCTTCGGCGGCGCCGTGCCGAACCCGGCCACCGTCGCGGGCCGGATCGTCGCCGCCCTGCACGACGCGGACGAGCGCGTCGCGATCCCCGGTTTCTACGAGGGCGTGACCGAGCTCTCCGACGCCGAGCGGGCCCTCGTCGCCGAGCTCCCCTTCGACGAGTCGGCCTGGCTGCGTACGGCCAAGTCCCACGGCACCCTCGGGGAGGCCGGCTTCTCCACCCTGGAGCGCGTCTGGGCCCGCCCGACCGCCGAGGTCAACGGCATCGGCGGCGGCTACCAGGGCCCCGGCGGCAAGACGATCGTCCCCGCCTCCGCCCAGCTCAAGCTGTCGTTCCGGCTCGTCGCGGGCCAGGACCCGGCCACGATCGAACAGTGCGTACGGGACTGGCTCGCCGGGCTCGTCCCGGCCGGCATCCGGTACGAGATCGTCTTCGGCGCCCCGACCCGCCCCTGCCTCACCCCCCTCGACCACCCCGCTCTCACGGCGGTGGCCGGGGCCATGAGCAGGGCCTTCGACGGCGCCAAGGTCCGCTACACCCGCGAGGGCGGCTCCGGACCGGCCGCCGACCTCCAGGACGTCCTGGAGGCGCCCGTGCTGTTCCTGGGCATCTCCGTCCCGTCCGACGGCTGGCACGCCCCCAACGAGAAGATCGAGCTGGATCTCCTCATGAAGGGCGTCGAGACCACGGCTCACCTGTGGGGCGACCTGCCCGCCGCACTCGGGCCCGTCCGACCCTGA
- a CDS encoding AarF/ABC1/UbiB kinase family protein, translated as MSDLPRKAVTRTAKLAALPLGFAGRATWGLGKRIGGRSAELVAKELQQRTAEQLFKVLGELKGGAMKLGQALSVFESALPEEVAGPYRAALTKLQEAAPPMPTARVHAVLEERLGENWRELFLEFEDKPAAAASIGQVHRAVWHDGREVAVKVQYPGAGEALLSDLTQLSRFARLLGPLVPGMDIKPLITEMRDRVSEELDYALEATAQREHAEVFADDPDVVVPAVVHQSEQVLVTEWMDGIPLSEVIADGTEAQRDRAGQLLARFLFSGPARTGLLHADPHPGNFRLLPGTEEDGDPADWRLGVLDFGTVDRLPGGLPETIGVCLRMALTGEAETVYELLRAEGFVKESVALDPDEVLGYLLPIIEPAEAETFLFTRGWLRTQAARIADPRSPAHQLGKQLNLPPSYLLIHRVTLSTIGVLCQLNATVRLRDELEEWLPGFVAPDTD; from the coding sequence ATGTCTGATCTTCCCCGGAAGGCGGTCACTCGGACCGCCAAGTTGGCCGCGTTGCCGCTCGGCTTCGCCGGCCGGGCCACTTGGGGCCTGGGCAAACGGATCGGCGGCAGGTCCGCCGAGCTCGTCGCCAAGGAGCTCCAGCAGCGCACGGCCGAGCAGCTGTTCAAGGTTCTCGGCGAGCTGAAAGGCGGCGCGATGAAACTCGGACAGGCGCTGTCCGTCTTCGAGTCGGCCCTTCCGGAGGAGGTCGCCGGGCCCTACCGGGCGGCCTTGACGAAGCTTCAGGAAGCGGCTCCTCCGATGCCGACGGCCAGGGTGCACGCCGTACTGGAAGAGCGGCTCGGCGAGAACTGGCGGGAGCTGTTCCTGGAGTTCGAGGACAAGCCCGCGGCCGCCGCCTCGATCGGACAGGTACACCGGGCCGTGTGGCACGACGGGCGCGAGGTCGCGGTGAAGGTGCAGTACCCGGGCGCCGGGGAGGCACTGCTCTCGGACCTGACCCAGTTGAGCCGCTTCGCCCGGCTCCTCGGCCCCCTCGTCCCCGGTATGGACATCAAGCCGCTGATCACCGAGATGCGGGACCGGGTCTCCGAGGAGCTGGACTACGCGCTGGAGGCGACGGCCCAGCGGGAGCACGCGGAGGTGTTCGCGGACGATCCCGACGTGGTGGTGCCGGCGGTGGTGCACCAGTCGGAGCAGGTACTCGTGACCGAGTGGATGGACGGGATCCCGCTCTCGGAGGTGATCGCGGACGGCACGGAGGCCCAGCGGGACCGGGCGGGTCAGCTCCTGGCCCGTTTCCTCTTCTCCGGCCCCGCCCGCACCGGCCTGCTGCACGCCGATCCGCACCCGGGCAACTTCCGGCTGCTGCCCGGCACCGAGGAGGACGGGGATCCGGCGGACTGGCGCCTCGGCGTCCTCGACTTCGGGACCGTGGACCGGCTCCCGGGCGGGCTGCCCGAGACGATCGGCGTCTGTCTGCGGATGGCGCTCACCGGCGAGGCCGAGACCGTCTACGAACTGCTCCGCGCGGAGGGCTTCGTCAAGGAGTCCGTCGCCCTCGACCCCGACGAGGTCCTGGGGTACCTGCTGCCGATCATCGAACCGGCCGAGGCGGAGACCTTCCTCTTCACCCGCGGCTGGCTGCGGACCCAGGCGGCCCGGATCGCCGATCCCCGCTCCCCCGCCCACCAGCTGGGCAAGCAGCTGAACCTGCCACCCTCGTACCTGTTGATACACCGCGTGACGTTGAGCACGATCGGGGTGCTGTGCCAGCTCAACGCGACGGTACGGCTCCGGGACGAGCTGGAGGAGTGGCTGCCGGGCTTCGTCGCGCCGGACACCGACTGA
- a CDS encoding AIM24 family protein, with the protein MNQQLAGYAPTPVAARMENHGRTMLKVAMASGQDLYARSGSMVAYEGFITYEPNPPAVRQVAKEWATGEGAPIMKCSGDGLLYLADYGADVVVINLQNDSLSVNGSNLLAFDAHLQWGVERVKGLAKFAGQGLFNVEIAGTGWVALTSRGTPIVVDCGRGEDETYVDPDALVAWSPALKVKGKRSFKASSLIGRGSGEAFQMAFSGQGIVVVQPSEDSTDRLRVRG; encoded by the coding sequence ATGAACCAGCAACTCGCGGGCTACGCCCCGACCCCCGTCGCGGCCCGGATGGAGAACCACGGCCGCACCATGCTGAAGGTCGCCATGGCCTCCGGCCAGGACCTGTACGCCCGCAGCGGCTCGATGGTCGCCTACGAGGGCTTCATCACCTACGAGCCCAACCCGCCCGCCGTCCGCCAGGTCGCCAAGGAGTGGGCCACGGGCGAGGGCGCGCCGATCATGAAGTGCTCCGGTGACGGACTGCTCTACCTCGCCGACTACGGCGCCGACGTCGTCGTGATCAACCTCCAGAACGACTCGCTGTCCGTCAACGGCTCCAACCTGCTCGCCTTCGACGCACACCTCCAGTGGGGCGTCGAGCGGGTCAAGGGACTCGCCAAGTTCGCCGGCCAGGGCCTGTTCAACGTGGAGATCGCCGGTACGGGCTGGGTCGCGCTCACCTCGCGCGGCACGCCGATCGTCGTCGACTGCGGCCGCGGCGAGGACGAGACCTACGTCGACCCCGACGCGCTCGTCGCCTGGTCGCCGGCGCTCAAGGTCAAGGGCAAGCGCAGCTTCAAGGCCTCCTCCCTCATCGGGCGGGGCAGCGGCGAGGCCTTCCAGATGGCCTTCTCCGGCCAGGGCATCGTCGTCGTACAGCCGAGCGAGGACAGCACCGACCGCCTGCGGGTCCGGGGCTGA